In the genome of Salinigranum halophilum, the window TGTCGGCCAGCGAGTGAATCTCGTCGACGACGACGTACTCGACGGTTCGGAGCTTCTCCTTGAACTTCGGGGAGTTGAGCAGGATGGCCAGCGTCTCCGGCGTGGTGTTGAGGATGTGCGGCGTCACCTCCAGCATCTTCTGTCGCTCCGACGAATCGGTGTCGCCGTGGCGGATGGCGTGGCGGATGTCGCACGTCTCCCCGCGCGCGGCCAGCCGCTCCGTGATCCCCTCCAGCGGCTCGGTCAGGTTGCGGTGGATGTCGTTCGCGAGGGACTTCAGGGGGGAGACGTACAGGCAGTACACCGAGTTCTCGAGCCCCTCGTCGCGCTCGCGCTCGCGCCGAAACAGCTCGTTGATGATGGCGGTGAACGACGCGAGCGTCTTGCCCGACCCCGTCGGCGCGCAGATGAGCGCGTTCTCGCCTCGGTGGATGAGCGGGACCGCCTCGCGCTGTGGCGGGGTGAAGAAGCCGCCGTTCTGGGGGAGAAACGCGCCGAACTGGTCGACCCACCACTCCCGCACCACCGGTTCGAGCAGTGAGAGGACGTCGCCGTCGCCGATGTCGACGGTGTCGGGGTCGAACGGGACGTCCGTCTCGGCGTCACAGAGCAGCGCACGACCCGGCTTCCCCTCGCCGTCACTCATTGTGAGGGCGTAGGACTGTGCGGGTAAGTGGGTTGCGGGCCACGAGACGTGGTCGACGGGCGCGTCGAGCGATCGGGCCGGGTCAGACGCGAGTGACGTCGTACGAGAGGTTCACTGACGACGCCTCGGACCCCTCGGCGTTGAACTCGATTCTGAACCACGACTCCCCGGTGTCACGGCTGTAATTAGGGGGACTGGGGTCGTCGTCGAGATACCACCGGTCGTCACTCTGCCACTGGAAGAACTCCTCGTCGGCGTTCAGCCCCTTGTCGGCCTCCCAGAACGTCGCCTCGATGTCGATGTACGCCGCCGACCGATCGATCTGCTGGGGGTTCGGGAAGACGAATTCGACCGGTGAAAAGTCGAGCGACAGGGTCCGCCCGGTGTTCTCTCGTATCTCGCGGGCCTCGTCGTCTTCGACGTCCCAGATTCGGCTGTGGCCGACAGTGGTCTCGACGGCCGCCTCGCCGTCCGTCGCCGAGACGTCGATCTCACCGTAGAGTTCCTCGGTGTTCGGCCCGTCGAACGCCGCGTCCGAGGCGCTTTCCACGTAGAGGTAAGAAGTTTTCCAGCCGGTAGCGCTCCGGCTCCGGTTCGACCGCCTGGACCACGACCGGCTCGACCTCCGGCTGGACCGTGAGGACGACGAGCTCCGGCTCGGGGGTCGCCGTCACCGTCGCCGTGGACGTCTGAGTCGGGGTCGCTGTCGCCGTCGCCGTTCGGGTCTGTGTCGCCGGCCGAGGGGCCGCGGTGGACTGCGACGGTCCGCCCGTGCCGCCGACGTTGACGTTGAACGTACAGCCCGACAGTGCCGTGAGTGCGGCACCGGCACCCGCGAGGAAGTGTCGTCGGCCACGCCGTCGCGACGACGGCTCCCGGTCGGATGACCCGTCGACGGTGGCCGTCGGCGTCGCCGAATCGCTCTGTGGCCCGGGTTCGTCCCGGTTCGTTCCATTTCTCATGACACTCATCTACGTCGATAGGTAATCAAGATTGCTCCCGCGTGTTCGAATCTCGAATCGCCGTCGCTGCCGAGCGCGCGCAGCCAGAACTTCTTTCGGGCCTCCCCGCAGACCGACCCCTATGCGCGTCACCTTTCTCGGAACCGGGAGCGCGATGCCGACGCCCGAACGGGTCCAGACGGGCCTCCTCATCGAGTCCGACCCCACGGGCGAGGGGGACGGCGAAGACGACGAGGGACACCGTCGACAGCTCCTCGTCGACTGTGGCAGCGGCGTCCTCAACCGGCTCTCGTCGACCGATGCCGGCTACGAGTCCATCTCGACGGTGCTCCTCACGCATCACCATCTCGACCACGTCGCGGACCTCCTGCCCCTCCTGAAAGCACGATGGCTCGCGGGCGAAGAACATCTCGAAGTCGTCGGTCCCGTCGGGACGAAGGCGCTCGTCGACGGCCTCCTGGACGTCCACGACTACCTCCAGGGGAGAGTCGACCTGCGCGTCAGAGAGGTCGGTGCCGAACCGTTCGAGGTGGCCGGGTTCGCGGTCGAGGGGTTCGAGACGCGCCACTCGATGCCGTGTCTGGCCTACCGCTTCGGCGACGAGTTCGTCTTCAGTGGGGACTCGGAGGCCTTCGCGGGACTGGCGAACTTCGCGTCGGGCGCGACGGTGCTCGCCCACGACTGCTCGTTCCCCGACGAGGTGGACGTCTCGAACCACCCGACGCCCAGCCAACTCGGTGACTCCCTCGCCGGGTCGGCTATCGGCCGCGTCTACCTCACACACCTCTACCCGCACACGCGCGGGAAACACAGCGAGATGATAGAGAGTGTCGAGCGACACTTCGACGGCGACGTACGGATGGCGAAAGACGGCCTCCGCGTGAACATCTGAGCCGCCTCGGTCCCGTGTCGGCCCCTACCCCGACTCCTCGATTCGCGTCCCCGCGTCGGCCCCCGCCAAGAACGCGTCGACGGCGTCGGGTCCGAAGACGAACGCCGGCGCGCCCAGGTCGAGGAGTGCCCGGACCTTCGCGGCCATCCCCCCCGTCACGTCGGTCGCGTCCGACCCGCCCAGCGCGGCTGCGACGTCCTCGAACGCCTCGATTCGGGGGATGACCTCGTCCTCGGCATCGAGCACGCCCGGCACTGTCGAACACATCCCGACCCGGTCCGCGTCGAGGTGTCTCGCCAGCGACGTGACGAGTTCGTCGCCGGAGACGACGGTCGTGCCCTGCCCCGCGTGGGCGACGAGGTCACCGTGAAGGACGGGGACGAACCCCTCGTCCAGTAACGTCCGAACCGCGTTCGGCGGGAGCGTCAACGACCCCGCGGCGTCCCGCGCACCGAACGACAGCGGGTGGACCGGGACGGCGGGGACGTCGCGCGAGAGCAACACGTCGACCACGCGGCGGTTGAGCGTCTTCATCGCCCCGTGGATGTCGGCGACCGCCGCCGGGTCGTGGGTCCCCTCGGTTGTCGAGACGCCGTGGGTCGCGGCGTGGTGGTGGCCGAACGAGCCGCCGCCGTGGA includes:
- a CDS encoding MBL fold metallo-hydrolase, whose protein sequence is MRVTFLGTGSAMPTPERVQTGLLIESDPTGEGDGEDDEGHRRQLLVDCGSGVLNRLSSTDAGYESISTVLLTHHHLDHVADLLPLLKARWLAGEEHLEVVGPVGTKALVDGLLDVHDYLQGRVDLRVREVGAEPFEVAGFAVEGFETRHSMPCLAYRFGDEFVFSGDSEAFAGLANFASGATVLAHDCSFPDEVDVSNHPTPSQLGDSLAGSAIGRVYLTHLYPHTRGKHSEMIESVERHFDGDVRMAKDGLRVNI
- a CDS encoding isopentenyl phosphate kinase gives rise to the protein MTTVLKLGGSVVTEKDEPEQVDEVSLARMADAIAAAAVERLVVVHGGGSFGHHHAATHGVSTTEGTHDPAAVADIHGAMKTLNRRVVDVLLSRDVPAVPVHPLSFGARDAAGSLTLPPNAVRTLLDEGFVPVLHGDLVAHAGQGTTVVSGDELVTSLARHLDADRVGMCSTVPGVLDAEDEVIPRIEAFEDVAAALGGSDATDVTGGMAAKVRALLDLGAPAFVFGPDAVDAFLAGADAGTRIEESG